DNA sequence from the Nicotiana tomentosiformis chromosome 3, ASM39032v3, whole genome shotgun sequence genome:
CTTGTTTTCTCAATTAGTAGTTCAAATCTTCCTCTACAACTCATTTCTCTTTTGTCTTTAAAATCCTCTTTTCATGACCCTCACAACAATTTCCATGACTGGGATCCTACACTTGCCTTTTCAAGACCAAGTTCACATATTTGGTGTTCTTGGTCTGGCATCAAATGTGATAAAAAAACTAGCCAAATCACATCACTTGATCTCTCAAGGAGAAATCTTTCTGGTACAATTCCAACATATATCAGAAACTTAGTACACCTTCACCACCTTAATTTAAGTGGAAATTCCTTAGATGGTCCTCTCCAAACAGTCCTTTTCGAATTCCCTTTTCTTAAAACTCTTGACATTAGTCACAACTCTTTTAATTCCACGTTCCCACCTGGCATTTCAAGACTCAAGTCTTTAGCACACTTAAATGCATATAGTAATGATTTCATAGGCCCTTTGCCTGAAGAAATTGTTCAGCTTCCTAATCTTGAGTACCTTAACCTTGGCGGAAGTTATTTCGAGGGTGTAATTCCAAAAACTTATGGTAACTTTTCAAAGCTGAAGTTTTTACACTTGGCTGGAAATGTATTAACAGGTCCAATTTTACCTGAGTTTGGTTTGTTGAAACAGCTTGAACATATAGAGATCGGTTACAACAATTTCAGTGGTGGTATCCCTGTTGAATTTTCTTCTTTGTCAAATTTGAACTATCTTGATATTTCTCAAGCCAACATTTCTGGTTTTCTCCCTTTTGGGATAGGCAATTTGACAAAGCTTGAAAATTTGCTTCTTTTCAAGAACCATTTGTTTGGTATAATACCGCTGTCTTTCGCCAAACTGAAATTGTTGAAATCGTTGGATTTATCCGACAATTATCTCACAGGAACTATTCCTGAAGGGATTTCAGGATTTAAGGAACTTACCCTCTTGAATTTGATGAACAATAACTTAACAGGTGAAATTCCACAAGGAATTGGTGAGCTTCCTAATCTTGAAATGTTGGCTTTGTGGAATAATTCATTCACTGGAATTTTACCACAGAAGTTGGGTTCAAATGCAAAGCTACAAAAACTTGACGTCTCTTCAAATCAATTATCAGGTCCCATTCCACCAAATCTTTGTCTCAGTAACAACTTAGTTAAACTGATCCTGTTTTCAAACCAGTTTATTGGTGAGCTTCCTTCTTCCTTAGCAAATTGCACTGCGTTAACGCGGTTTAGAATTCAAAACAACAGACTCAACGGCTCAATACCTTTGGGTTTCGGTTTTTTGCCCAATTTAACGTTCTTGGACATGAGCAAAAACAATTTTTCCGGTCCAATTCCAAAAGATTTTGGGAATGCTGTCAAATTGGAGTATTTGAACATATCAGAGAATTCATTCAACAGTGAGTTGTCTGATAGTATCTGGAGTTCGACAAGCTTACAGATATTTTCAGCAAGTTACAGTGGCCTAATCGGGAATATTCCCAATTTCAAAGGATGTCGAAGTTTGTACAAAGTTGAGCTTGAAGGAAACAATCTAACAGGAAGTATTCCATGGGATATTGAGCATTGTGAGAAGCTCATTTGCTTGAATTTTCGACGAAATTCGCTTACTGGAATCATTCCCTGGGAAATATCTGCAATTCCTTCTATAACGGAAGTTGATTTGTCTCATAATTTTCTCACTGGAACAATCCCTTCGAATTTTGCCAATTCCAGTACTTTGGAAAATTTCAATGTGTCCTATAATCAACTCACTGGTCCAGTGCCTTCTTCGGGCTCAATATTCTCAAGCCTACATTCCTCGGCCTTCGTTGGAAACGAAGGCCTTTGTGGTACTGTCGTTCAAAAACCTTGCGGGACCAGCGGGCTCGCTGCTGGAGCCCTGGAAGTCAAGCCGCAGCCAAAAAAGACAGCTGGCGCAGTTGTCTGGATAATGGCTGCGGCTTTTGGTATTGGGTTGTTTGTCCTTATAGCCGGGAGCCGATGTTTTCACGCCAATTACAgcaggcgattttcgggagaaaGGGAAGTTGGGCCGTGGAAGTTAACGGCATTTCAGAGGTTGAACTTTACGGCGGATGATGTGTTGGAGTGTTTGACAATGACGGACAAGATCCTCGGAATGGGTTCAACAGGGACAGTGTACAAAGCCGAGATGCCAGGTGGCGAGATCATAGCGGTGAAAAAGCTATGGGGAAAACACAAGGAGACGATCAGGAAAAGGCGTGGCGTTTTAGCCGAGGTCGATGTTTTAGGCAACGTAAGACATAGGAACATCGTAAGATTGTTAGGTTGTTGCAGCAACAACGAGTGTACGATGTTGTTGTACGAGTACATGCCCAATGGTAGCCTCGACGACTTGTTGCATGGGAAGAACAAGGACGCTAATTTGGTAGCTGATTGGCTTACTAGGTACAAGATCGCGCTCGGGGTGGCTCAGGGGATTTGTTATCTGCATCATGATTGTGATCCAGTCATTGTTCATCGCGATCTTAAGCCTAGTAATATTCTTTTGGATGGTGAAATGGAGGCTAGAGTTGCTGATTTTGGTGTTGCTAAATTGATTCAGTGTGATGAATCTATGTCGGTAATCGCTGGATCTTATGGCTACATTGCACCTGGTAAGTTTTATTAAACTTTTTATCTTATTCTTTAATTAAATTGTTATTGACAgaattttttgtttgtttttttgaAGAAATTACATGGTTGTTTTAGATGTTTATCCAAAAAATATTTGTCATATCCGTTTAGTTCGTTTTGTAGGGTGACGAAAAAGGGGTCACTTGCGTGCTAAACGTGGTGTCATTGTCACTAACATCATGCATTTTGAGTGAAAGCATGATAtatcttgttttttttttgtcgTTAATATTCTATGTCAAATGCCTCAACTGCTTCAAATTAGTGGAATCTTCTTTAACCATAACCAGATATAGTAGCAGTAAATTCATTTTTTGAATTTGAGCGCAACAATCTGATATCTCTAGATTGAACTTTTTATTAGGATAATAGCCGTGTCTATAATCTTCTAACATATGGTTCAATTGAACTTATAATTTTTGACGCAGaacataaatttatatttaaagATTCATTAAAATTGCTACAAATAGTAGATATAAACCTATAATTTTAGAAACATCAATGATAAAAAAAAACCTTAAAAACTAAACTCATATGTGTCTCTTTAGTTTAGCAAAAGAGGTGGTCTAAAATTTTAAGTAAAGGGTCATTAAGTATTTCTTTACTCGTAATTCTTTGTGAAGTTTCAAATTTaacataaatatattttaaaataaaattcaagtgaaaattatataAGCTAAATTTTAAGCGGAGGAGTAAGGGCGGCGGAACCACCGTctgtttcttttctctttttgcaGTTTTAGCCACGACTTTGTAGTGCTTCAGAAGAATTGCGCACTAGTACTGCGCGTGAATTGCTCCCTTCGCCTTTACGTTTAAACTATTGCTTTTTGTTATTCTTTGGACCCACCAAGATTTTGTCAAGCTAGTCATATAAAATTGTATTTAACCCCTTTGATTTATTAGTACTAGTACTACATTCCCTGACTTTAAATGTTCAAAAGTCAAACATTTTTTGCGCTAGCAGACAAATTGCTATGATAACAAACTATTTAATTCTTATCTTTCCATTATTATAGACTTGACATCATAGTTATTACTACTATTAAACATGTTTATGTGTTTAATGATGCAGAATACGCGTATACATTGCAAGTTGATGAGAAGAGTGACATTTACAGTTATGGTGTGGTGTTAATGGAAATTTTATCAGGGAAAAGATCAGTAGAACCAGAATTTGGTGATGGAAATAGTATTGTAGATTGGTTTAGGTCCAAGATTAAGACTAAAAATGGGATATACGACGTGTTGGATAAAAATGCTGGCGCTTCGTGTCTTTCTGTGAGGGAGGAAATGATGTTGTTGCTAAGGGTGGCATTGCTCTGCACGAGCCGGAATCCGGCGGACAGGCCATCGATGAGGGACGTTGTGTCTATGTTGCAAGAGGCCAAGCCTAAGAGGAAGTTGCCTGGAGCTGTGGGTACTGGTGATAACAATGCAATTGCTGCTATTCCTTTGGCTCAAAAGGCCAATGTGGAGTGTTAATATAATTGGAGATTTGGGcttgtttttcttctctttaaTTTGATTTTTCAACTTAGTCTTCTCTTTAAATAGTGGGGGGATTGGTATAGGAGAAGTTAGTActtaatatttttctttcttgaatTTTTGCTAATAGAAACATTCCCGAGTGTTCTCTTTCCTTTGTTCTTTGACATTAGATTGAGGCTATGACATGGGTATCTTTGCTAACAAATCTTTGGATGAGTTCTCCCCTTGGGAACCGTTACTCTATGACTGTCATTTTTTCTTGGTAAGCGGTGTTAATATgtgttattttttatattatgcacaacatttttattttgtatactatcTATAAACACATATTTAACAAACAATTCGACgaagcggtgtcacgtgacaccgcttACCGCAAGGTGTATCCGCCCTGCTCTTGGGCCTCAAGCATTTACCtttaaaaaaaagttaaataGCCGTTCATCCAACCGCTACATTTAGTCGCTTAAACTATAAATGGCATGCgtctatataaaaaaataaatcatgtataatatgtgtataaccgTGTCAGTGTATAATCCATGAACAATGAATCGACTTGGCTATTTGTATAAGATCCCGGAAAAGAAAAGATGAATTAGAAGAAACTTTAGTAATAAACTTTGATCTTAAAATTCTGGCTTACACATAGGCTAAAGAATGAAGATTTTCAAGAACTGGCTACTCCTCTTCTTAACCCTGTTAGCAAATGGAATACAATGGACCCAGCTTTATCTCTTTTCCACATAGAACTGGGCTTTTAGATTAACCTGAGAATTTTAACACTGCTAATTTCATTCATCATCTTGCTTATGACTAAATCATTCCTAAGCTTGATTTCTTTGGAAGTAAGACCCCCCTCCCGGATCTCATAGAAAAATAACGAAGCCCTATGATTTTTTCTCAAATATCAAAGCTTGTTGTTTAGATCTTTACTAAACTCGTCCCTTTACCTTCTATTAGGTGAGATTTGAAGCGTTATCTCAATGTCTTTTTCCTTCTACCAATAGATTTTTTTTGGGATGACTTAAATAGGAGTGTAATTTTCACACTGTCAGAATAGAATTAACACGATCCAATTAATCTTGGTGGGAATTTTAAACTTTAGATATCCAGTTTAGCTTTCACCCCAtttgtgagattttactgggtttgttgttgttgtatccagTTTAGCTTTCTGAGTATAGTTATAGTTAATGAGTGTGAGTCACAGTGATTACACGAGACTTGTCTCACCTATTAATGGGCACTCTGTGATGCTTACTGAGTTGTAGACTCACTCCTTACATGTTTTGCAGATTTAGAGGCCGACGTTGAGCCTACTACCAAAGATGTGCCACGACGAAAAAAGGGAATGAAAAGCTGCTTTGCATTGACACTCAAGCACTAATGCCCAAATAAGACCAAAGCAAAACAAAATGCAGCTACATTGATGCATCTATTGTTAACCTATGTCACAACATTTTGTTATTCCATTTATTAGAATCAAAATTTGTTAAGAGTCAAAGTACACCTTGCTTAAACCCTAATGGCAATAGAGAGCGCATAGAGAGCTATTCAATCTCGCGACCTATCTCCAAATCTATAGGCTTCAAGTCCAATACTGTAAGAGAGCATATTAATAAAGAAAGGATGTCAATTTTTGAACTGAAATAAATTTAAAAACACAGAGAAAAACAATTACTAGACAGACAACTATAAATTTACACACAAGAATAAGTAAACTTTTGGACAAATAACTCAGTATTCAACCAAGTGCACCATTTAGCCTTTTTGGAGCATGAGTGCCAACAAATAATGTTGGACCAATTCCAGAAAATACATTCATACATAGAATAAGCAGTTTGGCGGAGAGACCATGGATTCACGTGCCCCATAATCTAGCTTGTAAATCCgcctgtctttttttttttttttggtcaaaagAGAAGCTAATATATAAATTTAAATATTGTTCGTACAACCTGAGCATCAAAGTTGCCAAGGTTAGCCAAAACATTAGAAACATCACTAGAGATAGATCTACGATATGTAGCTCCAGAAATATCCAACATAAGACTAGGCAAAATAGTAGATGGTGGTAGTACTAAAACAGTAGGACCACCAATTTTTCCAATTTTCAGTCCTTCCTTAGCTAGCAAGTCATCCATTTTGTTTTGCTCCCGAAAACAGTGTCTTAATTCCGGATCTCCTAACCGTTGTCTTAGTATCCGGCAATCATGTAAGATAGATGTATATTGTGGGGAGTTAGTTGTGAACATGTTAATAATCTCTGTTCAGTCTGTATAGACTTCCAGGGATGAAGGTCATGAGCATAAGCTAATTTTAGACCATGTATAAGTGATATGAGCTCGCTATATGTATTATCAGATTGAGGAATCTGCATCTAGTAGCCTAGCACCAAATCCCCTTTACTATTTCGGAAAACTCTGCCAAAACCTCCTGCCCCATCTTTAAATGCTCCATCAATATTGAGTTTGAAGTGATTTTGTTTAGGAGGATGTCATTTGACGTGGAGAGTTAGAGGTGGTTTGGTACTACTGTCATTTTTTGCTAGAGCAACATACTCTATAGCTCGCATATGTACCAGATCAAACAAAGcagatcttgtgaggttattgtAGAGGTTGTTATTTCTAGTGATCCAAATATGCCAAAGACAAAAGGGAAATAATTATTTCCATGTGTAAATTGCATTTGGTAATATAAGAGGGAGAGGTTTGCAATAATGTCCAATCAGTGTTGGTGATTGCCAAGAATGTGAATACTAGTAATACCAAGTCTTTGCCAAAAGGATTTAACAACCATACAATCAATGAAAATATGATCAAGGGTTTCTTCACAAGATCTGCAGGTGGAACATTGTCTATCAATATTAATGCCTATTGAGTTTAAGTAGACTCGGGTTGGTAAACGATTATGATAACATAACCAAAtgaagaattttattttatttggtgtCTTCAGCTTCCAAATCCAAGAGAAGTTAAGAGTGTTTGGGTGGCTAGATTTGATAAGCGTCCGAGCAGTTTTTGAGCTGAAACAGTCGGTGTTTGTTAGCTTCCAAATTGGCCTATCTTCATGTTCAGGGAATAATGGTAGTTGAACATTATTAATAGTGTTAAGTAAGTGGGATGGTAGGTCAAAAGAGATATTTTTGAGGTTCCAAGATCTATTTTCATTAAGGTCTGCAATATTTAGAGCATGTTCAGTAGCAGTTAAAGGACCCTTTATAGTAGCTCTAAGAGTGGGAGTATTGGGTAACCATTGGGTATGCCAAAAATTAATGCTTTTACCATTTCCAATAATCCAACGGATACCTTGGTTACAAAAGTACCATCCCTTAAGAATGTTGCTCCAGATAATTGAATCAGTTCTACATTGATGGGTTTAAGTTTGGGACTGGAAGTTTCTATGAGAGCAACAATATTTATTAATGAGAACTCGGGCCCAAAGGGAATGGGAGTTTTTAAAAAGTCGCCATGCAAGGTTCGTGTGAAAGTTAAATTCTTGTTTTCAGCACTGACTATACCTAGTCCACCATTATTCTTAATATCAGTCAAGGTATGCCAATTAACAAGATGAAGCTTGGATTTTTCAGCAGTAGATCCCCATATGAAATTACGCTGGGTTCGATCAATGAGTCTATTGATATTTTTGGGGAGTTTGTGGTATTGCATAATATGATTTGGAATACTATTAAGAGTAGAGGTAGCAAGGGTAGTGCGACCTGCCATATTAAGGAATCTAGTCTTCCAACCTGTAAGCTTCTTATTCATGTTATCAATGACGAATTGGAAGTCTCTTGACTTTGGTTTTTGGTGGAAAATGGGAAAACCTAAGTATCTACCGAAAGTGGAACTTTGCTTAACTTGGAGGGCATGAGAGAGAATTTCCCTGATGGTGGGATCACAATTCGCATAGAAAAGGACTTTTGATTTATCAAGGTTTATTTTTTGACCCGATAACGCACAAAAAGAATTCATAGTTCTCAAAATGGAGTCACAATTCTTGTTGTCCGCGCGGACCATCAGGGTTAGATCATCTGCAAAGAAAAGATGGGATAACTGGGGACCAGTTCTACTAATTTTGATAGGGTTCCAATAACCTAGATCCACCTCATGACAAATATTTTTAGAGAGCATTTCTAAGTAGAGTACAAAGATGTAGGGAGACATGAGGTCTCCTTGTCTGATGTCTCTACCAGgggaaaaaaattcaattttacTTCCATTGATAAGGATAGACATAGTGGAGGAAGTAATACAAGACATAATAAGTTTAATAAAATTCGGAGGGAATTAGAAAAAAGTGAGTGTGCGATGTATGAAAGACCATTCCAATCGATCAAAAGCTTTTTCAAAGTCGACTTTAAGAATCATGTTAGCTTTTGAACCTTTCATCTTTTGGTAGTGGTTCACAACTTCTTGAACAATGCTCGCACAGTCGGCCGCTCTTCTATTCTTCAGGAAACTAGCTTGATGGGGACCAATAAGCTTGTCTAAAAGGGGTTTAATACGGTTTACAATAACTTTTGTGACAAGTTTATAGACAGTATTGCAAAGGCCAATGGGTCTAATGTTCTTTATATTATTGCCATTTTCAAATTTTGGGATGAGACACAAATAAGTACGGTTTAGGTCCGGAGGGATGGTACTAGTGGTGAAAATATTATGGCAGAGTGATAGGACAGAGGGACCCATAATTTTTCAGTATTTCTTATAGAAAAAAGGGTGTAAACCATCTGGTCTAGGTGCTTTGAAGGGCTTAAAAGATTTTAAAGCCTCTAAGATTTCATGGTCACAGAGGTCTTTTCCTAAATGTATTTTGTCTGAATCTGTGAGAATGGAAAAAGGATAATGATTGTAGTGATTAGCGGCGTCAAGATGAATAGTGGAATACAAGGCTTTGAAGTAGTTGAAAATATGGGCTTCTATATCAGCTTGGTCATAAATCAAGTTACCAGTATCATCTATAAAAGAGATAATACAGTTTCTTCTTCTTCGATTAATGGTCGAGATGTGAAAAAATTTAGCATTTGCATCTCCATCAGTAATCCAGTTTATACGAGATTTCAACTTCCAGAACTCTTCTTCCAACCTAAGGATATCATTGAAGTCTTTTATAAGAGAGATTTCAAGATTTTGGAGGAATGAGCTAGTGGCATACTTGGCAGAATTTTGTATACCAGTAAGTCTAGCTAAAATAGTCTttatttttagtaaaaatattttcaaaaacatTCCTGTTCCACCAGGTAATGTTATATTGAAAAAGAGAGGTAGCTTGTAGGAGGTCAAGATTACTATTCCAGGAGTCATTAATAATATTAACAAGATCAGGATGTGAGCACCACATGGTTTCAAATCTGAAGGGCTTGCTAATACTAGTAATGTTATTACCATGGAGATGTAAAAATAAAGGGTTGTGATCAGAATAAGTTTTAGGTAGATGACTAACATGAGCGTCTGGGAAAATATTAAGCCAATCATCATTAATGAATCATCTGTCAAGTCTTTCAAGAATCAAATCATTTCGAATTCGTTTATTAGACCAAGTGTACTTGCTCCCCTTAAAACCTAGATCAAATAAGTTGCAGTTGTTTATACATGACCAAAAAATGTCTGCTCTATTATTATTAACATGTCTACCACCCCATTTATCATTGGCAGTGAGCACCTCGTTGAAATCACCACCAATAAGCCAAGGACCATTATAAGTTTCACGAAGAGCTATAAGATTGTCCCACAGAATTTTGCGACAATTAAATAAGTTACTAGCATAAATCACAGAAAAGAGCCAGGGTTGAGTTGAGGAATATACCTTAACCATTGCATGAATTTCTTGGCTAGTAACGGTGATTCTGTCAACAGTGATAAGTCTACAAGACCAAAGGAGCACAATACCACCCGAGCGACCATTAGCTGGCACTTCGATCATATCCGTGAAAAGGAAATCATCTCTAAGGGTTTGGTGATTCTCTATCTTGGTCTCTAGGAGAGCAACTAGGCAAGGCTTATGATAGTCTAACATAAATCCAAAATTTCTTCTAAAATCAGAATTATTGGAACCTCTACAGTTCCATATGACAAAGTTAGTGTGGCTATTCATTGGGGCTAATGGATTGTTTAGGTTCACAGGGCTCACAAGTAATAAGCCCCGACATGGTTGCATTTGCATGATGGAAACATGCTTTTTTCCTTGGTTCCCCCTGAAGATTTGAGTGCTTTGAACTCAGCAAGTGAGGCGTTCGGTGAGTTGTACTCCTATGTTATCTCTCATTTTTGAGTCACTACTAGTGTTGGTGGTTGTGACATGGACGCCAGCACTAGTACGCTTAGTTGAGCTCCTGTTGGTAGTAATTGATGTAGAGTTGGTGGATTTAAAGTGAAGAAAGTGTGAGATGGTTCCAGATTACTTGTTGGGACAGTGGAACTGCTTGGAGAATCTGCAATAGATGAAGGTTTGGTAGATTGATCTAGTTTCTCTATTGTGTTAGATTGAGAGTGGGTCACAAGATTGTGGAGAAGTGGGTGTTCGTGTGAAAGGCTAGGGGTTTGCCCCACAATTGAAGCCTTAGGTTTGAGGCTTCTTCTTGTGGATTGTCGTTGTGTAATTTGATAGGATATCAAGGGTTTTTTATCAGCACTACTATTGGTAGATTTACCAAGTTGAAAAGTCAGATTAGAATTCTTTATGGTTATGGAATTGATATCATTCTCATTGGAATCCTCTTGGTTCATTAGTATAGAAGAACTGGGTGAAGTGTGTACGGGAATGTCTATAGTTATTTCAGGGGTGAGAATTTGTGTTTCAGGTTGAGCTTCGAACATATTAGGTAAAGAAATTACAGTGGGAGTGGTTAATTTACCTAGACGTTCACTTTGGTGAACATCTATATGTTGCTTCCCAGTATGGACCAAGTTTGAAACATCAGAAGAAGAATTTTCGTCCATGATTTTGTCTCCAATAATAGTTGATGCAAGGCTATCATTGTGAGCATTGCCAGAATTGTTTTTAGAAATGTGAATGTTAGCGGTCTGGGCGCTCTCTATTTTATCAAAACCAATTGACTGATTGGGAGTAGGGGCCATTAAAGGAGTTAGGTTAGATTGTAGCTTGGGTTTTATTAACTCTAAGTTAAGTTGCCCCTGATTAGCGGCTTCACTGTCGCTTGCTAGCGGCTTAGTCAGACCATTTTCACGATTGTCAACGGCAGTCAAATTAAGGTGAGCATATGAGACAGATTTTGAAGAAGAGTTAGAATTAGATTTTTCTTTGTAACTAAAAGTTTTTGAATCAAGATACTTACCAGTGGTGGCATGATATAATTTAACATTTATACCTTGTTCCGTTTCTTTTCTCACCGGCAGTGGGAGACCGGGAGCCGTCGCTTTAGAGCTACTTCTATTTCTTCGTCGGGGGAAAACAACAGTTTGTCAGGTGTCATCCTCGTTGTAAATAAGTGGTGGGGTTTGGGTTCCCCCTACCATGTTGAGGTTTAGTGCTTCGTTCCTACTCGATCTCCGTTGGTGAAGTTGTTGTCTTATAGGCACAATTAAGATGAATATGCCCTAATCTGCCACATGTTTTACATAAAATATCTGCTCCTTCATAGAAAAGATTATGTTTGTGCCTTCCGATAGTGATGTGTGTTTTGACTGGTATTCCAATTGGGACCTCAACACAAATACGAGCATATCTGCCCCTTAAAGTTGCAGATGTACAAGTATCAATTTTAAGAAGACGACCCAACTTGCTTCCAATCTTAGATAAGATAATTGTGTCATAGAACTCAGTAGGGAGTTCTGGTAAACGGACCCAAATAGTCAAGGAGGTGACTTCTGCCTCAGAGGCAACAAAATTTGGATGCCACTTTTTAATTGACAGAAAGAAACCATTGATAAACCAAGGCCCGTTGTGAAGTGCTTTTTGCATACTTTCTTCCTTGAGAAATTTGACTATGAAGTAGTCAAATCTTGAATCGATTAACAATAACTCTTCTGAAACCTTCCACAGATCTTTCAATTTTGATTTAAGATATTGGTGGCTCATTCGTTTTCCGAATAATTTGATAATAACTGAAAATTTCCAAGGGAGGTACAGTCTGTTCTTGTCTTCCAGGGATAATGGTATGGTGTTATCATCGTTAAGTTCGTCACCTGAATCTTTCTCCATCTGCAACTCTTTGGTACAGAACACTGTATCCGCGTTTCTTGACCCAACAGTGCAGGAAAAGGGGGTAATTAGTTTTTGTTTAAAAGAAGGTTGGGTTGGTGTCTCATCTAGATTCATAAAGGTTAAATCAGGTGGTTTTGGTGGTATCCACAGCTGAGATACAGCATAGGAGGTGGGGGGGATGGTCATAGTAGTTATCGAAGGGAAGGGTTGGAAAGTGAAAATGGAAAGGAAGGGAAAGTAAACCCGCCTGCCATAATGGCAAAGAAATGCACATAGAGAGCTATTCAATCTCGCGACCTATCTCCAAATCTATAGGCTTCAAGTCCAATACTGTAAGAGAGCATATTAATAAAGAAAAGATGTCAATTTTTGAACTGAAATAAATTTAAAAACACAGAGAAAAGCAATTACTAGACAGACAACTATAAATTTACACACAAGAATAAGTAAATGCAAAGGACAaaagaacttcaagttcatagTTAAGTATTAGCCAAAAATCTCCACACTGGAACCTGATTATAGACGACATAACTAGACTTCAATGTAAGGATTCAGTAAACAAAAACCTTCTTCATTCTAGGCCTCCCCTCTGTGGACTCGACAAGACAAAAGTTAGTTGGGCACCAATCATTAAAACGAAGAAAGAACTCATATATTATAAATAAATTTCTCTGAATTAATTCATCATCATAGCACTTTTTTTTTTAGAAGGATTCATCATCATAGCACGTAACTGTGCAAAGAAAACTGTTAGCCACTTGTACAATGCAAACATCCTAGCAGCAGTCCAAGTAGTTACTGAATGAGGAAAGGACAGGCAACTTGTAGCACAATTAAATGGCTGTTTGGTTTAGAGATAAGTTATGTAGGGATTAGTGATGCCGAGATTGTAATGCAGGAATTAGTAATGCAATGATTGTCATGCAGGATATTAAATATCTTCAAATCCCAATCAAACATCGTATAAactaatattaatt
Encoded proteins:
- the LOC104105139 gene encoding leucine-rich repeat receptor-like protein kinase TDR — its product is MKHSLSLFLTTAISVFFFLTRFSLVFSISSSNLPLQLISLLSLKSSFHDPHNNFHDWDPTLAFSRPSSHIWCSWSGIKCDKKTSQITSLDLSRRNLSGTIPTYIRNLVHLHHLNLSGNSLDGPLQTVLFEFPFLKTLDISHNSFNSTFPPGISRLKSLAHLNAYSNDFIGPLPEEIVQLPNLEYLNLGGSYFEGVIPKTYGNFSKLKFLHLAGNVLTGPILPEFGLLKQLEHIEIGYNNFSGGIPVEFSSLSNLNYLDISQANISGFLPFGIGNLTKLENLLLFKNHLFGIIPLSFAKLKLLKSLDLSDNYLTGTIPEGISGFKELTLLNLMNNNLTGEIPQGIGELPNLEMLALWNNSFTGILPQKLGSNAKLQKLDVSSNQLSGPIPPNLCLSNNLVKLILFSNQFIGELPSSLANCTALTRFRIQNNRLNGSIPLGFGFLPNLTFLDMSKNNFSGPIPKDFGNAVKLEYLNISENSFNSELSDSIWSSTSLQIFSASYSGLIGNIPNFKGCRSLYKVELEGNNLTGSIPWDIEHCEKLICLNFRRNSLTGIIPWEISAIPSITEVDLSHNFLTGTIPSNFANSSTLENFNVSYNQLTGPVPSSGSIFSSLHSSAFVGNEGLCGTVVQKPCGTSGLAAGALEVKPQPKKTAGAVVWIMAAAFGIGLFVLIAGSRCFHANYSRRFSGEREVGPWKLTAFQRLNFTADDVLECLTMTDKILGMGSTGTVYKAEMPGGEIIAVKKLWGKHKETIRKRRGVLAEVDVLGNVRHRNIVRLLGCCSNNECTMLLYEYMPNGSLDDLLHGKNKDANLVADWLTRYKIALGVAQGICYLHHDCDPVIVHRDLKPSNILLDGEMEARVADFGVAKLIQCDESMSVIAGSYGYIAPEYAYTLQVDEKSDIYSYGVVLMEILSGKRSVEPEFGDGNSIVDWFRSKIKTKNGIYDVLDKNAGASCLSVREEMMLLLRVALLCTSRNPADRPSMRDVVSMLQEAKPKRKLPGAVGTGDNNAIAAIPLAQKANVEC